One window of the Acinonyx jubatus isolate Ajub_Pintada_27869175 chromosome A2, VMU_Ajub_asm_v1.0, whole genome shotgun sequence genome contains the following:
- the TMEM158 gene encoding transmembrane protein 158, producing MLLPLAALLAAACPLPPARGGAADAPGLGGAPPNASVNASSAGEPAAPRLLASAAPGPPERPGPEEAAAAAAPCNISVQRQMLSSLLVRWGRPRGFQCDLLLFSTNAHGRAFFAAAFHRVGPPLLIEHLGLAAGGAQQDLRLCVGCGWVRGRRPGRLRPAAAAAGAPTALPAYPAAEPPGPLWLQGEPLHFCCLDFSLEELQGEPGWRLNRKPIESTLVACFMTLVIVVWSVAALIWPVPIIAGFLPNGMEQRRTTASAAAAAAAAPAAVPAGTTAAAAAAAAAAAAAAAAVTSGAAAK from the coding sequence ATGCTGCTCCCGCTCGCCGCGCTGCTGGCCGCCGCCTGCCCACTGCCGCCCGCCCGCGGCGGGGCCGCGGACGCGCCGGGCCTCGGTGGGGCGCCCCCCAACGCCTCCGTCAACGCGTCGTCCGCGGGCGAGCCCGCCGCCCCGCGGCTGCTGGCCTCCGCGGCGCCCGGGCCCCCCGAGCGCCCGGGCccggaggaggcggcggcggcggcggcgccgtgCAACATCAGCGTGCAGCGGCAGATGCTGAGCTCGCTGCTCGTGCGCTGGGGCCGCCCGCGGGGCTTCCAGTGCGACCTGCTGCTCTTCTCCACCAACGCGCACGGCCGCGCCTTCTTCGCCGCCGCCTTCCACCGCGTCGGGCCGCCGCTGCTCATCGAGCACCTGGGGCTGGCGGCCGGCGGCGCGCAGCAGGACCTGCGCCTGTGCGTGGGCTGCGGCTGGGTGCGCGGCCGCCGCCCCGGCCGCCTccggcccgccgccgccgccgccggggcgCCCACCGCGCTGCCCGCCTACCCCGCGGCCGAGCCCCCCGGGCCGCTGTGGCTGCAGGGCGAGCCGCTGCACTTCTGCTGCCTGGACTTCAGCCTGGAGGAGCTGCAGGGCGAGCCGGGCTGGCGGCTGAACCGCAAGCCCATCGAGTCCACGCTGGTGGCCTGCTTCATGACCCTGGTCATCGTCGTGTGGAGCGTGGCCGCCCTCATCTGGCCGGTGCCCATCATCGCCGGCTTCCTGCCCAACGGCATGGAGCAGCGCCGGACCACCGCcagcgccgccgccgcggccgccgccgcccccgccgccgtgCCCGCGGGgaccaccgccgccgccgccgccgccgccgccgccgccgccgccgccgccgcggccgtcACCTCGGGGGCGGCGGCCAAGTGA